GACAGCATGGAAACCAAAGATCTGATCGTGATAGGCGGGGGCATTAACGGTGCGGGCATCGCGGCTGATGCCGCCGGACGCGGTTTGTCTGTACTCATGCTGGAAGCACAGGATTTGGCCTGCGCGACCTCTTCCGCCAGTTCTAAACTTATCCACGGCGGCTTACGCTACCTGGAACACTATGAATTTCGGCTGGTCAGCGAAGCGCTGGCAGAACGTGAAGTACTGTTGAAAATGGCGCCGCATATTGCCTTCCCGATGCGCTTTCGTCTGCCGCATCGCCCGCATTTACGTCCGGCATGGATGATTCGCATTGGTCTGTTTATGTACGATCACCTGGGAAAACGTACCAGTTTACCCGGCTCTACCAGCGTGCGTTTTGGCGCAGATTCGGTGCTGAAACCCGAAATCGTGCGCGGTTTCGAATATTCGGACTGCTGGGTAGATGATGCCCGTCTGGTGCTGGCCAATGCGCAGATGGTGGTACACCAGGGCGGGGAAGTTCTTACCCGCACGCGTGCAACCTCCGCTCGCCGGGAGAAGGGTCTGTGGATTGTCGAAGCGGAAGATATCGATACGGGTAAAAAATATATCTGGCAGGCGCGCGGACTGGTCAACGCGACCGGGCCGTGGGTCAAACAGTTCTTCGACGAAGGGATGCACCTGCCGTCGCCTTATGGCATCCGCCTGATCAAAGGCAGCCATATCGTTGTGCCACGCGTCCATAATCAGAAGCAGGCGTATATTCTGCAAAACGAAGATAAACGAATCGTCTTTGTCATCCCATGGATGGAAGAGTTTTCGATCATCGGCACAACCGATGTTGAATATAAAGGCGATCCGAAAGCAGTAAAAATTGAAGAAAGTGAAATTAATTACCTGTTGAAGGTTTATAACGCGCATTTCCAAAAGCAATTGGGACGCGATGACATCGTCTGGACATACTCCGGCGTGCGTCCGCTGTGTGATGATGAGTCTGACTCACCGCAGGCTATTACTCGTGATTACACCCTGGATATCCACGATGAAAACGGCAAAGCACCGCTGCTTTCCGTGTTTGGCGGTAAGCTGACGACCTACCGTAAGCTGGCCGAACACGCGATGGAAAAACTGGCGCCCTGGTATCCAGGCATCGGGCCGGCATGGACCAAAACGTGCGTACTGCCCGGCGGCGACATCGACGGCAGCCGCGAAGATTACGCGGCCAAACTGCGTCGTCGTTATCCGTTCCTGACGGAATCGCTGGCGCGCCACTATTCGCGTACTTACGGCAGCAATACAGAGTGGATTCTCGGCGAAGCCACGTCACTGCTTGATTTAGGCGAAGATTTCGGCCATGAGTTTTACGAAGCGGAACTCAAATATCTGGTGGATCACGAATGGGTGCGCCGTACTGAAGACGCTATCTGGCGACGCACCAAAGAAGGCATGTGGCTGACCGCTGAGCAGCAGTCGCGCATTACCCAGTGGCTGGCGGAGTATGTTGGCAAACGCCAGCTGTCGCTGGCGTCGTAATAAACAGCCGGATGGCGGCTAACGCTTTGTCCGGCCTACATGCCTGACGTAGGCCGGACATGGCGAATTACAATCTTACCGGATCAATATGCCAGATATTTTCGGCATACTCTTTGATGGTTCTGTCCGATGAGAAGTAGCCCATATTGGCAATGTTGAGCATCGCTTTCGTCGTCCACTCTTCCGGGCGACGATACAATTCATCTACCTTATCCTGGCAGTCCACGTAGCTACGGTAGTCCGCCAGCACCTGATAGTGATCGCCAAAGTTAATCAGCGAATCCACCAGATCGCGATACCGTCCTGGCTCTTCCGGACTAAAGACGCCGCTACCGATCTGCGTAAGTACCTGATGTAGCTCTTCATCTTTTTCATAATAGTCGCGGGGCTTATAACCCTGCTGGCGTAACGCTTCCACCTGCTCCGCCGTATTGCCGAAGATGAAGATATTTTCCTCGCCGACATGTTCCAGCATTTCAACGTTCGCGCCGTCCAGCGTACCGATAGTGAGCGCGCCGTTCAGGGCGAATTTCATATTACTGGTGCCGGAGGCTTCCGTCCCCGCCAGTGAAATCTGCTCGGATAGATCGGCTGCGGGAATAATCACCTGCGCCAGGCTTACGCTGTAGTTCGGGATAAATACCACTTTCAGTTTGTCGCCAATCTGCGGATCGTTGTTAATCACTTTCGCCACGTCGTTGATCAGGTGAATGATATGTTTTGCCATGTAGTAGGCAGAAGCCGCCTTACCGGCAAAAATATTCACCCGTGGCACCCAGTCGGCTTCAGGATCCTCCTTAATACGGTTATAGCGGGTGATGACGTGTAACACATTCATCAACTGACGCTTATATTCGTGGATACGCTTAATTTGCACATCAAATAGCGCTTTAGGATTCACCACAACGTTCAGTTGCTGCGCAATGACCACCGCCAGCCGTTTTTTATTCTCCAGTTTCGCCTGACGCACCGCATGATTGACCAGAGGATAATCACAATGCTGTTCCAGCTCGCTGAGCTGACTCAGGTCAGTACGCCAGGTGCGGCCAATATTCTCATCCAGCACCTCAGAAAGCGACGGATTTGCCAGCGCCAGCCAACGGCGCGGCGTGACGCCGTTAGTGACGTTACAAAAACGGGTAGGGAAAATCTTCGCAAAATCCGCGAACAGCGACTGCACCATCAGGTTGGAATGCAGTTCAGAAACGCCGTTAACTTTATGGCTGACCACCACCGCCAGCCAGGCCATCCGCACCCGGCGTCCGTTCGACTCATCAATAATCGACGCGCGACCAAGCAGGCTGGTGTCGTTGGGATATTGCTCTTGCAGAGTTTTCAGAAAATAGTCGTTAATTTCAAAGATAATTTGCAGGTGACGGGGCAGAATTTTACCCAGCATATCAACCGGCCAGGTTTCCAGCGCCTCGCTCATCAGCGTATGGTTGGTATAAGAGAAAACCTGGCAGCACACCTCAAACGCATCATCCCAGCTGAATTTATGTTCATCAATCAGCAGACGCATCAGCTCCGGAATTGACAATACCGGGTGAGTATCATTAAGGTGAATGGCGATTTTATCCGCCAGATTCGCATAGGTTTTATGCAGCTGATAATGACGGCTCAGGATATCCTGCACCGTCGCTGAGACCAGAAAATACTCCTGACGCAGACGCAGCTCGCGCCCTGAATAGGTGGAATCATCCGGGTAGAGCACGCGGGAGACGTTCTCGGAGTGGTTTTTATCTTCTACCGCCGCAAAGTAGTCGCCCTGGTTGAATTTACCGAGATTAATTTCACTACTGGCCTGCGCATTCCACAGGCGCAGCGTGTTCGTGGCATCGGTGTCATAGCCAGGAATGATCTGATCATACGCGACGGCAAGGATCTCTTCTGTCTCGATCCAGCGCGCTTTTTTACCTTCTTGCTGGATACGGCCGCCAAAACGCACCTTGTAGCGCGTATTGTGCCGTTTGAATTCCCACGGGTTACCGTACTCCAGCCAGTAATCCGGCGACTCTTTTTGCCGCCCGTCGACAATATTTTGCTTAAACATGCCGTAGTCGTAGCGTATACCGTACCCACGTCCCGGCAAGCCTAGCGTCGCCAGCGAATCCAGGAAACAGGCCGCCAGACGACCTAAGCCGCCATTGCCCAGCCCCGGGTCATTCTCTTCGTCGATCAACTCTTCGAGATCTAACCCCATGGCCTCCAGCGCGCCTTTAACGTCGTCGTAAATGCCCAGCGAGAGTAGCGCGTTAGAAAGAGTACGGCCAATCAAAAACTCCATTGACAGATAATAAACCTGCCGGGTTTCCTGCGATAATTGGGCTCGATTAGAACGCAACCAGCGCTCCACCAGACGATCGCGCACCGCGAACAACGTGGCGTTCAGCCATTCGTGTTTATTGGCAATAACCGGATCTTTACCAATCGTAAACATCAGCTTATAGGCGATAGAATGCTTCAGCGCCTCAACGCTGAGTGTGGGCGATGCATAAGTAAATGGAGCATTCATATAAATGATTCCTGGGTGACTATTTCAAGC
The Salmonella bongori NCTC 12419 DNA segment above includes these coding regions:
- the glpD gene encoding glycerol-3-phosphate dehydrogenase, with product METKDLIVIGGGINGAGIAADAAGRGLSVLMLEAQDLACATSSASSKLIHGGLRYLEHYEFRLVSEALAEREVLLKMAPHIAFPMRFRLPHRPHLRPAWMIRIGLFMYDHLGKRTSLPGSTSVRFGADSVLKPEIVRGFEYSDCWVDDARLVLANAQMVVHQGGEVLTRTRATSARREKGLWIVEAEDIDTGKKYIWQARGLVNATGPWVKQFFDEGMHLPSPYGIRLIKGSHIVVPRVHNQKQAYILQNEDKRIVFVIPWMEEFSIIGTTDVEYKGDPKAVKIEESEINYLLKVYNAHFQKQLGRDDIVWTYSGVRPLCDDESDSPQAITRDYTLDIHDENGKAPLLSVFGGKLTTYRKLAEHAMEKLAPWYPGIGPAWTKTCVLPGGDIDGSREDYAAKLRRRYPFLTESLARHYSRTYGSNTEWILGEATSLLDLGEDFGHEFYEAELKYLVDHEWVRRTEDAIWRRTKEGMWLTAEQQSRITQWLAEYVGKRQLSLAS
- the glgP gene encoding glycogen phosphorylase, encoding MNAPFTYASPTLSVEALKHSIAYKLMFTIGKDPVIANKHEWLNATLFAVRDRLVERWLRSNRAQLSQETRQVYYLSMEFLIGRTLSNALLSLGIYDDVKGALEAMGLDLEELIDEENDPGLGNGGLGRLAACFLDSLATLGLPGRGYGIRYDYGMFKQNIVDGRQKESPDYWLEYGNPWEFKRHNTRYKVRFGGRIQQEGKKARWIETEEILAVAYDQIIPGYDTDATNTLRLWNAQASSEINLGKFNQGDYFAAVEDKNHSENVSRVLYPDDSTYSGRELRLRQEYFLVSATVQDILSRHYQLHKTYANLADKIAIHLNDTHPVLSIPELMRLLIDEHKFSWDDAFEVCCQVFSYTNHTLMSEALETWPVDMLGKILPRHLQIIFEINDYFLKTLQEQYPNDTSLLGRASIIDESNGRRVRMAWLAVVVSHKVNGVSELHSNLMVQSLFADFAKIFPTRFCNVTNGVTPRRWLALANPSLSEVLDENIGRTWRTDLSQLSELEQHCDYPLVNHAVRQAKLENKKRLAVVIAQQLNVVVNPKALFDVQIKRIHEYKRQLMNVLHVITRYNRIKEDPEADWVPRVNIFAGKAASAYYMAKHIIHLINDVAKVINNDPQIGDKLKVVFIPNYSVSLAQVIIPAADLSEQISLAGTEASGTSNMKFALNGALTIGTLDGANVEMLEHVGEENIFIFGNTAEQVEALRQQGYKPRDYYEKDEELHQVLTQIGSGVFSPEEPGRYRDLVDSLINFGDHYQVLADYRSYVDCQDKVDELYRRPEEWTTKAMLNIANMGYFSSDRTIKEYAENIWHIDPVRL